A genome region from Lytechinus pictus isolate F3 Inbred chromosome 16, Lp3.0, whole genome shotgun sequence includes the following:
- the LOC129278949 gene encoding piggyBac transposable element-derived protein 4-like: MSESSGDERTSDVEYNEDSDTESDEEVAVGEGAGSSGSSADDSAGSSRDGDGGAGAGLWTRDNNLDDDETPRRRFRAQPRVLARVDEQSTPLDFVKILVTEAFLMTIVDFTKKYANKVISAAKNRYARDHNGEAILSPRSRYRQWTKLSQQLNIAIMLAFLALFLNMGMIRKSSVGDYWNQQDWSQFTPCWAEVMPRDHFLLLMRFIQFYDCEDEDADEEDPGRKVRFVYEHFNAVFYEQYVPHQDLTIDEGLVGYRGRAGIIQFMPLKKHHKFGIKNYELCETTGYLITSSLCAGSEMRIPERYLDEYPNRPDNVVRKLCQRHSNSWWHIAMDNFYTNVALVNKLYERKIQVTGTVRVNRRRGIPASVKDARNPVGSVSASRKGPLLAITFWQKASQKQPGVCLLSTKGSARWVKKKTGENVATADKNEQCIPQVVHLYNHTKIGVDLADQKVYEYEVERATRRWTLKVAMRFVQKAILNAYVIYCKVNPSPINRKKFYIKVYEAMMEPVRNERLQGPMSPSTGTRAQGKRKCDFGQSNKYRQCTVCSDRKDNKRKRTSFGCLRCGVAVCPKCYSQHKPK, encoded by the coding sequence ATGTCGGAATCGTCTGGGGATGAAAGAACCTCCGATGTGGAGTATAACGAAGACTCGGACACTGAAAGTGACGAAGAAGTTGCAGTTGGTGAAGGTGCGGGATCCAGCGGTAGCAGTGCTGATGATAGCGCCGGGAGTAGCCGCGATGGAGACGGTGGTGCTGGGGCCGGTTTGTGGACGAGAGACAACAACCTTGACGACGATGAGACTCCTCGACGTCGTTTTCGAGCTCAGCCCAGGGTATTAGCGAGAGTCGATGAACAATCCACACCTCTAGACTTTGTGAAGATATTAGTGACTGAGGCATTCCTTATGACTATCGTTGATTTTACCAAGAAGTACGCCAACAAAGTTATTTCTGCTGCCAAGAACAGATATGCTCGGGACCACAACGGGGAGGCAATCCTCTCTCCTCGATCACGTTATCGGCAGTGGACAAAGCTTAGCCAGCAattgaatattgcaattatgTTGGCATTCCTCGCTCTGTTTTTGAACATGGGAATGATCAGGAAATCTAGCGTCGGTGACTACTGGAACCAACAGGACTGGTCACAGTTCACGCCATGCTGGGCTGAGGTGATGCCGCGTGATCATTTCTTACTCTTGATGAGGTTCATTCAATTCTACGATTGCGAGGATGAAGACGCTGATGAGGAGGATCCTGGGCGAAAGGTGCGATTTGTTTACGAGCACTTCAATGCCGTCTTCTATGAACAATATGTTCCACATCAGGACCTGACGATTGATGAAGGCTTAGTTGGATACCGGGGTCGTGCAGGGATAATACAGTTCATGCCTCTGAAGAAGCACCATAAGTTTGGTATAAAGAATTATGAACTCTGCGAGACTACAGGCTACTTAATTACGTCATCGCTGTGTGCTGGATCTGAGATGAGAATCCCTGAACGTTACTTGGATGAATATCCGAATAGACCAGACAACGTTGTTAGGAAGTTGTGTCAACGCCACTCAAACAGCTGGTGGCACATAGCAATGGACAATTTTTACACTAATGTGGCCCTCGTGAACAAACTTTACGAGAGGAAGATTCAAGTAACTGGGACAGTCAGAGTGAATCGAAGACGTGGGATACCGGCTTCAGTGAAAGATGCGAGAAATCCCGTCGGCAGTGTGTCAGCATCGAGGAAGGGTCCTCTTCTTGCCATAACGTTTTGGCAGAAAGCGTCACAGAAACAACCTGGTGTCTGTCTACTCTCAACGAAAGGAAGTGCCCGCTGGGTAAAGAAGAAAACTGGTGAAAATGTTGCCACAGCGGACAAAAACGAGCAATGCATTCCACAGGTTGTACATTTGTACAACCATACAAAAATAGGAGTTGATCTGGCAGACCAGAAAGTTTACGAGTATGAAGTTGAAAGGGCAACACGGAGGTGGACATTGAAAGTCGCGATGAGATTTGTACAAAAGGCCATCCTCAATGCTTATGTAATTTACTGCAAAGTAAATCCTTCGCCCATCAATCGCAAGAAGTTTTACATCAAGGTGTATGAGGCGATGATGGAGCCAGTTAGGAATGAAAGATTGCAAGGACCAATGTCTCCCAGCACGGGAACGAGAGCGCAAGGGAAACGGAAATGTGACTTCGGACAATCGAATAAGTACCGCCAGTGTACAGTTTGCTCGGACAGGAAGGATAACAAGCGTAAGAGAACATCTTTTGGTTGCTTGAGATGTGGAGTAGCCGTGTGTCCCAAGTGCTATTCTCAACATAAGCCAAAGTAG